Proteins encoded in a region of the Microbacterium neungamense genome:
- a CDS encoding DUF1844 domain-containing protein — protein MTPRSPQKSTRKHHEVTIPGSDAADDARHERWQEQEEAAAAATRDIADVAAVEVITTTAVHLMSAAAVKVGLADDPDSQRDLDEARKLINALAGLITAAAPEVSDMHARSLRDGLRSLQLAFREASVIPDPIGQGPGEKWTGPVT, from the coding sequence ATGACGCCCCGGAGCCCGCAGAAGTCTACCAGAAAGCACCATGAAGTGACGATTCCGGGATCGGATGCCGCAGACGACGCGCGCCACGAGCGCTGGCAGGAGCAGGAGGAGGCCGCGGCCGCGGCGACGCGGGACATCGCGGACGTCGCCGCGGTGGAGGTGATCACGACCACCGCCGTGCACCTGATGAGCGCCGCGGCGGTGAAGGTCGGGCTGGCCGACGACCCGGATTCGCAGCGCGACCTGGACGAGGCGCGCAAGCTCATCAACGCCCTCGCCGGGCTGATCACCGCCGCCGCACCCGAGGTCAGCGACATGCACGCCCGGTCGCTGCGGGACGGCCTGCGCTCCCTGCAGCTCGCGTTCCGCGAGGCATCCGTCATCCCCGACCCGATCGGGCAGGGACCGGGCGAGAAGTGGACGGGTCCGGTCACCTAG